A genomic window from Silene latifolia isolate original U9 population chromosome Y, ASM4854445v1, whole genome shotgun sequence includes:
- the LOC141629453 gene encoding uncharacterized protein LOC141629453, with protein MNEASLHRKLQLQELEEIRNDAYENASIYKARTRAWHDNMISRRVFQVGEKVLLFQNRLRLFSGKLRSRWMGPYEVVCVFPYGALEIKCLKSGKVLKVNGQRLKHYHEGIEMGEVETLHLVDPIYSN; from the coding sequence ATGAATGAAGCGAGCCTTCATAGGAAACTTCAACTTCAAGAATTGGAAGAAATTCGGAATGATGCTTATGAGAATGCTTCCATTTACAAGGCAAGAACAAGAGCATGGCACGATAACATGATTTCAAGAAGAGTGTTTCAAGTGGGAGAGAAAGTCTTACTCTTTCAAAATCGACTTAGACTTTTCTCCGGGAAATTGAGGTCTAGATGGATGGGACCATATGAAGTGGTTTGTGTTTTTCCATATGGAGCACTTGAAATCAAATGCTTAAAATCCGGGAAAGTTTTGAAAGTGAATGGTCAAAGGCTTAAGCATTATCATGAAGGAATTGAAATGGGTGAAGTGGAAACACTCCACCTTGTTGATCCAATTTACTCAAATTAA